One window from the genome of Salvia miltiorrhiza cultivar Shanhuang (shh) chromosome 7, IMPLAD_Smil_shh, whole genome shotgun sequence encodes:
- the LOC130994515 gene encoding uncharacterized protein LOC130994515: protein MGKTELKILRESKSPEDKSRDSEIKNMLKKLPDPTKLLSARMGESVLVVLVLIATMAFQAGIAPPGSVWQENENKNTTIAGENKNTTRAGEAILASTYDEWYMYVFVVFNTIAFVVSLLTILLIMTGLPFQSRRFSTLAMIFMFASAFSVSVSYAFSIIAITPGEEPVGLRYMFLSVYFIGGLFVIYFVVKGPVSAMRD, encoded by the coding sequence ATGGGCAAGACGGAGCTGAAAATCTTGCGTGAGAGTAAGAGCCCGGAAGACAAAAGTAGAGATTCCGAAATAAAAAACATGTTGAAAAAATTGCCAGATCCAACAAAGCTGTTATCCGCCCGGATGGGCGAATCCGTTTTGGTGGTCCTAGTCCTGATAGCCACCATGGCATTCCAGGCGGGTATCGCCCCCCCGGGCAGCGTATGGCAAGAAAATGAAAACAAGAACACAACCATAGCCGGTGAAAACAAGAACACAACCAGAGCCGGTGAAGCCATCTTGGCATCTACTTATGACGAATGGTACATGTATGTGTTCGTGGTTTTTAACACCATAGCTTTCGTAGTATCTCTCCTCACAATCTTGCTCATCATGACCGGACTGCCATTCCAAAGCCGTCGTTTCTCCACTTTGGCCATGATTTTTATGTTTGCATCCGCTTTTAGTGTTTCAGTTAGTTATGCATTTTCTATAATAGCCATCACTCCCGGAGAAGAACCAGTTGGTTTGAGGTACATGTTTTTGTCCGTATACTTCATTGGAGGTCTATTTGTTATCTACTTTGTGGTTAAAGGTCCAGTGTCCGCTATGAGAGACTAG